The region TTTGTCAAACAAGatagttatataaattataataatataactaATGAATCACCTAAAACTGAAAATTGGAAATATATTGAGGAACATAATActgatattaataaaaataaaagaagcAATTCAATttataaagataaaaataataatatcgaACTAAATGaatctataaaaaaacaaaaaacatTAAATGGTGTAACATATTATTCAGGTGAAAATgggaaatataataatataattaaaacagCTAATAATCAAGAACTTGATGAAGCACAACAATGGAATAATATGAGTCCATATGCAGAAAATGAAGCTTATCAATTATATgcacaaaataataataataaaatgcatGAATATCAAACAAAGAAAGATGTAATGCCTatgaatttaaataataatgtaacTATTCCTTCAATGTATGGAAGTAATTCATTTCCTATGAGATATGAAGATGATCCAAATGAATGGTACATTACAAGTGATAATAGTGATTGGCTTGTTAATAAACAGTGTAATTGGTTATACAGTgttaaagataaaatatattttaatataaaaagtcaggaaatatattttgaagaTAATGGTAAATTTTTCTTAGTTGATAATTCAATAGATaaaggagaaaaaaaaaataatgggtATAATGAGTATATGTatgaagataataaaaatatgggtgaatataatgaaaataaatattttgaaacaaatgtaaaaaaaagttatagtgatgaaaatgaaggACCCCAAAAAAGTGGAGGTAGCAATGTGAGTAGTAAACATAATAGTGTTTCTTCAGCTAATGGAAGTATACAAAAACAATActcaaatgaaaaaatgataaacaTGAACAGTACAGGAATAATATCtccaaataatataaacgATATAGATATTAATGAAGAGACTGTTGAAGAATTTAGTATGGTTTTAGAAGATGATTTAGTATGTGGTACTTGTAGTAAAATGGGTAGTCATAATcgaaatgaaaatgaagatttttatattacaaaagatatattagatttaaataatgtatcTGAAAATGATAGTCTATGTTTTTTTAGTGCAGTTTTTGATGGACATGGTGGATCGAATTGTGCTCGATATGTTATGTCTCATTTAAAAACCAATTTGATTGCAAAATTTCGACAATCCTTTTTAATTACTTgtaaaaaacattataaagagaaaaatacaaaaataaatgaattaagTGTAGCTATTAAGGCATTATATGATAGTTGTATAAAGGGATTTGAAATGAcagataaaaattatatagagttatctaaaaaatatgattataAAGATGGTGCAACGGCTTGTgttgttttaatttatgGACCCGATGAAGATGGGTcgttaaaaattttaactGCTAATTGTGGTGATTCATGTGCATTTATATGTCATGATAGAAAACCAATCAAGTTATCATTACAACATAAACCAGATTTACAAGAAGAAAGAATACGTATATTAAGATGTGGAGGTATTATAGCAAATATTAATGGGGTCAATAGGATAATTACAAGacataaagataaaaattcaaataatcgagaaaaaacatttttagcTTTATCTACATCTCGATCTTTTGGAGATATCCCATATAAAATTCCAAAGAAAATAGTTTTGTGTAAACCATTTATTAGTGTTTATACCATTGACTTTGATTTAGATTCTTTTCTAGTTTTAGTCACTGATGGTATATTAAATGTGTTGGCTGACTTTGAAATAATTGATATTGTATGGAAGAATATTCATCAAACTCCTGAATATGCAGCGGAAGAAGTTGTTAAAGAGGCAGAACGACGGGGATCAACTGATGATAAAACATGTactgttatttttttcaattggAGAAAAgatattttcaataaaaatgcaaaagATGTGAATTTTGATGGAGGAGCACCTCAAGATGATTCGAATCAAGAGgtaagaaaatatttctaaGTTTGAGTGAAGccaactttttttttatgctcatacatgcatatatattacctTTTCTTAATATTAcacattttaatttgttttttttttcataggAGATCAATATGTTTTCCGCAACATAAAATTCTAAGGTATCACAATCTCATTCCGACTTCCTTAGAATAACGACCTTTTAGCTAGCTTTTTTTAGctagattttttttagctatttttttttttttaattttacaaatttaatGTCCAGCTGGATGTAAGTTTGTGattttaaaatgtaaaaaaaaaaacataaggTTTTTCTagtgaattattattattatgtatatcaGATATATCTTCTGAAATATATTGgcaatataattttaaccCTGTGAAGAgagaaaacaaaaacaaatgatTTCTTTGTAGAAAGGaataacaaatttatattctgAAAAGACAAGATAGTCAATTagttttgtattttttcaagATCTTcacataaattattataagttAATTAACTtgttaattattaattaagtTCGCACACATATCAAgctaattattaattaattatttttttttatgtttatgatatatttgcaTGAATACGTCTTTAAGCAAATATgtgtttcattttttcatgAATGAAAAGttgtaattataaattatatgaaatgAGAAAAGTATatggaataaatatataaaaatactaaAACAAATGtctgatatattttttctttgtttTTCAGACATGAATTAACTTTGTAGtatttactattattatgtcTTGTTTcgtataaatttaattcatttttttttttttttttttttatccctCATAACTTTACAAATAAACTTTGCTTATAAATTCaagcaaatatatatttccttttattaataaagtataatatttttataaaattgaaaataaatatgtgtatggaaatataaagaGAGAAATTAGTTTTTTCTCATTTTGTTAGCATGCtttaaaaagaatatataaagtttttaaattttgtgTAATTGTGTTAGGTTATCGAAATAGGATTATTTATCCTGAATGATAAGTAGATATTTATGTGAGGATGTTTGAATTGGTCTGTCTGTGcatttgaatatattttttaaaataagaCAAGCGGAATGTGTTTATAACTTCAATCTTTGAAATTATTTATCTTGGATTTCTTTAAATTTCTGTATTTGTAGAgctacataattttttaataattgttTATGAAATGTAATCATTGCCCCTCCTTGTATATAAGAATAATTTTTGATGTCCTTAATTAAATTTCCAATATCTTGATCAGTTTTTGTTTGAGATtcatcaaatatataactatcttttatttttattaatttttgataTAGCTCATTATTAGTATCTTTAAATCCTAATATTATTTCGTTTTGCCGATGttcaaaataaagaaaagatGATTTGGGGTCTGGATTTAatatcaaattattatgtatctcaccacatatatattctcTATTTAGAgacttataaaaatttatcagTGACTGCTTATTACTTAAATCAAAAGCAGAAAAATTTACAACACTGTTTTTTACCCTTTTCATATTGCtgtgatttttttttatttttaaaatttgattATCTTTATTAATTTGGTAAGGAGTATTTTACGTGGCTATCCACATATATTCCCTTTGATATGTCTTTTGATGTAATTCGACTAcatacattatatatgcatataattgtacacacataaaaaaaactctgttctttaaatttacaaaaatccaacgaacatatttttacacaTGTTTAAGTATGtcaaaaatttataaaaattaaaagtacacaaattttacattttaaataaattaaaaaaacacgtcaaaaaatatatgctttatcaatttttattttattttttgtcaatatattttgcttattttttttcgtcaGTTTCATCAGGTTTAACCGAATTCGATATCCAATTTAGATAGTCCTAAggaaaatgttttatatttttgtaaggaaaattgaaaatataatttttttttttaaatgtctgtaatatatatgggtATGCATACGCAAATTGTTATACGCCCATaacacataaatataaaattttttaattatatacgattttttttaaatcatttcaattgaataaaaaatatataatttattataaatttattattgcaATCGAATTGTAATGGCACATTTACATgtgcatgtatatatttgggatatgtaaatatatcataatatatgtgcagtcctttttaaaagttaaaaatatgttttcaaatattttgtgTATAAATGCAAAATCTTACACTGCTTCCTTGTTGGATTGGGACAGAGATTACcttgaaaagaaaaaaagataaaattaggaggaataaaatagacattttcgatttttttttcattttattatttttccttATAATGTAGAATATGTACCTCGGGCACTTCATAGGGATGATTTGATTTTACAGTCTTCACAATTTGGTCgaataaatgtttttttgttttaatcaTCATTAAGAATTCGTTATCTTTCTGTTATTGGgtattgtatttttatgaagGCATTATAGGAGGatgcaaataaaaacatatttggaaaaaaataagttaggaatgaaattatatgtatttttcaaaaaatatataagaaaaaaaataattacaacTTGAAAGTACAAGGAGATAAAAAGTGATGCCTCCTTTAGTTAttacacttttttatttgattttagttttattttgtgCATTTTTTGATACCGCTATTTCGCCTTTCCAATGATATAGACTAAGTATTCCgggaattatatttatgcagCTAGCTAATTTCTCAtttaacaatatattagatatctataataaaaatatgtgcataaaattatgaacgTTAATGTAAAATGTGGAATTATAATggttatttgttttaaattcTTCTGAACGTACATACGAAAATTGTATGTTATGATAATGTGTGCAATAGCATAAggtatgtatttttaatgtctcagttttttatatatatacgtaCCGATTCTGCAACTTCCTTGGTTGGGGTTGTTACATACACTGCTACAAAAGGGTTGTTATTATCtcccattttatttatggaATTATTTGttgaaaatgttttatatttttttttgaaggtatatatgttttttgtcgaattatgtttaaaaatattatttataaaaaaagcatCAAAAAGTAGTTTATTAGACCTTTCCTTAGTTAAAATGTattgcaaaaaaaacattatataaaatataaatattgtgGCACGCattaatgtatttatagGGCCCTTGGTATAATGCAAACGACGTGCatcatatacatatatatagtcAAATAAGTGATATACTAAGAATattgaataataattacaaaaattgCAAACCAATCTTTTGATATGAAATATAGATAATTGCTAAATCCTTCTATATATAGGAATACGGAATGATAAAAGCCTTTTTACATATCAACAAGCTTGTCACTAAGATTTGTAAAATTGCAAcagtaatatattttttagaaataaaacaaaataataccacaaaaaaaattaattatattaagttaaaatataatgagtgtaaattattttctccgatatatatgattttttataatataaattgatgtgattattgaaaaatgcatgcatatatatacattttatatatcttaTAGAATTGTTGACaaatttatgtaatatttAGGTATATATGGTTAAcaaattttgataaaaaatgataacttttttttttcatcattccCCTTCTTTATAATTCCACCATGTTGACTCTAAAAatgtatgaaaaaaaaaaaagaagattAAATCGTCTAAAAAGAGAGAGAAAATAGTTACATATAATACAATGCCGATAATTGAAgctatatttatgaaaaataaataaaataagataagataaaatgaaataatttgatCAACTAATGCTAGTGTTTTggttaaatatatttatggagatgtgtacatattttgtttttttaaacctGTGTTTTCTTCATCTATATTATCATCAGTATCATTTAGTTGAATAGTGGCTGGTGGTATTCCTCGAATAATTAAAGGCaaatgtttaaaaatacGAGATgtgttatttataaattgatattttttatttgacaCTAAACTTGTAAGTGTTTGATAtgtattatcatttaatcTTTGAAAAGACGAGATATCTAAAAATTCTAGAGGACAGTAAGGTTTATTTAATGGCTTCATAAGAAAAGATATTCCTTCATTGTTTATAGAAGAACCTGATAAATCCAAAAACTTTAATCctttaaaacaattaatagaaaaattatgattagaattaaaaaaagcctcgtttttatcatatattaaaattcttctatttttttgaataaaataatttttagttGTTTCAGTAGCTCTATTAAAGCTTATATTTCCAAtacatgaaaaaaatatattttcatctttatGCCTATTTGATAttagtatttttatactattttCATTGTTGGGCAATGTGGTTTCTTCACAACTTTGATAATTTGTATGTTCATCTATTTGGTGTGACTCTGTTGGAAATGGCGATTTTAAGATAGAGCtagacaattttttattatttatgtaacTTAATttgatgtttttttttatgagtCTAGATTGTGCTAGCAAAGCATCAGAAATATAATGACAAGATAGGtttgttaatttattaaaagaaaaggatatatcatatatatttaaattagttgataatgtattataagtaaataatttaatatttttatctgttaagttatttttagataaattaataatgtttaatgtttgattattttttaatgcttcatttaatatatctaaatttgatataaaattatttgataaattgatttctttaattttattatttatattatttttaagaaaaaagCAAAATTGTTCAAATGAttcatcatttatattattattagtgtaagataatatttttaaatttttgatatcatgtaaatattttattaatgttaagaatatttcattcccataattattatatcgTGAAGTTTTACAACTATTGTTACATATATCGGATATATGTAGTTCTGTTATGTTTGTCtgatttttaaataaaatttcaaTATCTTTACAAAATGATGGTGaacttaatttattttcagaTATATCTAATATTTCAACGTGGGtgcaatttttaaaaaatgaaaaaatacttAAACTGTCTAttcctatatttttaagttttagtttatatttaatagaGCCATTAGTGTCACTATTAGTTTTGGTACTACATTCAAGTATTTGTGTCAGGcgtaaaagaaaattaggTCCTAAAAAATTGTCTGACAAATCAagatcatatattttattgttactattatttgatatataattttttttaacattattTGTAGAATGGCTAGCTAAAGTagtaatttcattttttattaatttattatttgaaaaatgatCAATTTCACAATTTGAGGTGAATGAAAAAAGGttttcaattatatttattccaCCTTCTGGTCCTATAGAATTATtagataaatttaattcattGAGAAATGGAAGATACTGAAAAC is a window of Plasmodium vinckei vinckei genome assembly, chromosome: PVVCY_14 DNA encoding:
- a CDS encoding protein phosphatase PPM4, putative, producing MFNNINNKVKDEKKLNSIPNVVDRENAEVVGRCVKDNYMTVNSYYDHQKNGHNSNNKENENMYWNGEYINEINDGFVKQDSYINYNNITNESPKTENWKYIEEHNTDINKNKRSNSIYKDKNNNIELNESIKKQKTLNGVTYYSGENGKYNNIIKTANNQELDEAQQWNNMSPYAENEAYQLYAQNNNNKMHEYQTKKDVMPMNLNNNVTIPSMYGSNSFPMRYEDDPNEWYITSDNSDWLVNKQCNWLYSVKDKIYFNIKSQEIYFEDNGKFFLVDNSIDKGEKKNNGYNEYMYEDNKNMGEYNENKYFETNVKKSYSDENEGPQKSGGSNVSSKHNSVSSANGSIQKQYSNEKMINMNSTGIISPNNINDIDINEETVEEFSMVLEDDLVCGTCSKMGSHNRNENEDFYITKDILDLNNVSENDSLCFFSAVFDGHGGSNCARYVMSHLKTNLIAKFRQSFLITCKKHYKEKNTKINELSVAIKALYDSCIKGFEMTDKNYIELSKKYDYKDGATACVVLIYGPDEDGSLKILTANCGDSCAFICHDRKPIKLSLQHKPDLQEERIRILRCGGIIANINGVNRIITRHKDKNSNNREKTFLALSTSRSFGDIPYKIPKKIVLCKPFISVYTIDFDLDSFLVLVTDGILNVLADFEIIDIVWKNIHQTPEYAAEEVVKEAERRGSTDDKTCTVIFFNWRKDIFNKNAKDVNFDGGAPQDDSNQEEINMFSAT
- a CDS encoding cutA, putative; the encoded protein is MRATIFIFYIMFFLQYILTKERSNKLLFDAFFINNIFKHNSTKNIYTFKKKYKTFSTNNSINKMGDNNNPFVAVYVTTPTKEVAESISNILLNEKLASCINIIPGILSLYHWKGEIAKDNEFLMMIKTKKHLFDQIVKTVKSNHPYEVPEVISVPIQQGSSDYLNWISNSVKPDETDEKK
- a CDS encoding leucine-rich repeat protein; the encoded protein is MDQQQSPLKIKLKENILYSSNPILSEDEIADFVSSMNTQSTGKNDQNNYREKYNQVKKIELASLNINDWGLSILIPCILRSKNIVSLNLSNNNLTNDGANKLSQCFQYLPFLNELNLSNNSIGPEGGINIIENLFSFTSNCEIDHFSNNKLIKNEITTLASHSTNNVKKNYISNNSNNKIYDLDLSDNFLGPNFLLRLTQILECSTKTNSDTNGSIKYKLKLKNIGIDSLSIFSFFKNCTHVEILDISENKLSSPSFCKDIEILFKNQTNITELHISDICNNSCKTSRYNNYGNEIFLTLIKYLHDIKNLKILSYTNNNINDESFEQFCFFLKNNINNKIKEINLSNNFISNLDILNEALKNNQTLNIINLSKNNLTDKNIKLFTYNTLSTNLNIYDISFSFNKLTNLSCHYISDALLAQSRLIKKNIKLSYINNKKLSSSILKSPFPTESHQIDEHTNYQSCEETTLPNNENSIKILISNRHKDENIFFSCIGNISFNRATETTKNYFIQKNRRILIYDKNEAFFNSNHNFSINCFKGLKFLDLSGSSINNEGISFLMKPLNKPYCPLEFLDISSFQRLNDNTYQTLTSLVSNKKYQFINNTSRIFKHLPLIIRGIPPATIQLNDTDDNIDEENTESTWWNYKEGE